From a region of the Citricoccus muralis genome:
- the xseA gene encoding exodeoxyribonuclease VII large subunit → MDDQPSPAPLPATASGTAPDAPWPLRVLSENLKKYFERAPEAWIEGQLIEFKVIRGNAWMTLRDLDEDYSLPVTAWRNVASTLEGAVEQGSRVVACVKPSFYTKTGRLNMIASAMRPVGIGDLLARVEKLRRTLEAEGLTSAARKRPLPVLPHLIGLVTGKNSDALKDVMRNAHLRWPEARFEVREVAVQGAHAPREVMAAVAELDAHPEVDVIIIARGGGALEEVVLPFSDEALVRAVAATHTPVVSAIGHEADRPVLDDVADVRASTPTDAAKRVVPDAALEREAISAARLRLASGVERLVQQEAQSLQALRTRPVMAQPERLVDERAQDLERWRGRSRTSLSGRLDREHDAVGHLRARVRSLSPQKTLDRGYAVVQHEGEVVRHAGRVAVGDRLDILVAAGRIGAAVTDTTDPVDPVGPAEITDSAEHSDSAAPSGHTATTTPTTEETA, encoded by the coding sequence ATGGACGACCAGCCGTCACCGGCACCCCTGCCGGCCACCGCCTCCGGGACCGCTCCGGATGCCCCGTGGCCACTGCGGGTCCTCTCGGAGAACCTCAAGAAGTACTTCGAGCGCGCTCCGGAAGCGTGGATCGAAGGTCAGCTGATCGAGTTCAAGGTGATCCGCGGCAATGCCTGGATGACCCTGCGTGATCTGGACGAGGACTACTCACTGCCCGTGACCGCCTGGCGGAACGTTGCCTCCACTCTGGAGGGCGCTGTCGAGCAGGGCTCCCGCGTGGTGGCCTGCGTCAAGCCCAGCTTCTACACGAAGACCGGCCGGCTGAACATGATCGCCTCCGCCATGCGGCCAGTCGGCATCGGGGACCTGCTGGCCCGGGTGGAGAAGCTCCGTCGCACTCTGGAGGCCGAGGGCCTGACCTCGGCGGCCCGCAAACGGCCGCTGCCCGTGCTGCCGCATCTGATCGGGCTGGTCACGGGCAAGAACTCGGACGCCCTGAAGGACGTCATGCGCAACGCCCACCTGCGCTGGCCCGAAGCCCGCTTCGAGGTCCGCGAGGTGGCTGTGCAAGGGGCGCACGCGCCGAGGGAGGTGATGGCCGCCGTCGCCGAGCTGGATGCCCACCCGGAGGTGGACGTGATCATCATCGCGCGCGGTGGTGGCGCGCTCGAGGAGGTCGTGCTGCCGTTCTCGGACGAAGCCCTCGTCCGCGCCGTGGCTGCCACGCACACCCCGGTGGTCTCCGCCATCGGGCACGAGGCGGACCGCCCCGTGCTGGACGACGTGGCGGATGTGAGGGCCTCCACCCCCACGGACGCCGCCAAGCGGGTGGTCCCGGACGCCGCCCTGGAGCGCGAGGCGATCTCCGCGGCCCGGCTGCGCCTGGCCTCCGGTGTGGAACGACTGGTACAGCAGGAGGCCCAGTCCCTGCAGGCCCTGCGCACCCGGCCCGTGATGGCCCAACCGGAACGGCTGGTGGACGAACGCGCCCAGGACCTGGAGCGGTGGCGGGGGCGGTCCCGCACGTCGCTCTCCGGCCGGCTGGACCGGGAGCACGACGCCGTAGGGCACCTGCGCGCGAGGGTGCGGTCCCTGTCCCCCCAGAAGACCCTGGACCGCGGCTATGCGGTCGTCCAGCACGAAGGCGAGGTGGTCCGCCACGCTGGCCGGGTCGCCGTCGGGGACCGGCTGGACATCCTGGTGGCCGCCGGCCGGATCGGCGCCGCCGTCACGGACACCACCGACCCTGTCGATCCTGTCGGTCCAGCCGAGATCACTGACAGCGCCGAGCATTCCGACAGTGCTGCACCTTCCGGACACACCGCGACCACGACCCCGACCACTGAGGAGACCGCATGA
- a CDS encoding exodeoxyribonuclease VII small subunit, with protein MPGPEGSAVEGAAVEGFSAADTSDIASLSYEQARSELVETVTRLETGGAGLEESLALWERGEALADRCEEWLNGARAKLDEVRAKTADRTV; from the coding sequence ATGCCGGGCCCGGAAGGTTCGGCTGTGGAGGGTGCTGCTGTGGAGGGGTTCTCCGCAGCGGACACCTCGGACATCGCCAGCCTGAGTTACGAGCAGGCCCGGTCCGAACTCGTCGAGACGGTGACCCGGCTCGAGACCGGCGGGGCCGGCCTGGAGGAGTCCCTGGCCCTCTGGGAGCGCGGCGAAGCCCTCGCCGACCGCTGTGAGGAGTGGTTGAACGGTGCCCGTGCAAAGCTCGACGAGGTCCGGGCCAAGACGGCCGACCGAACCGTCTGA